The Allochromatium tepidum genome has a window encoding:
- a CDS encoding ATP-binding protein, producing MPDPLASRAAPVSAPPAPTGPSRRLADFGLWLLAFNLALVSAVMIRLFQGWGDDRQSTLAANLLFITTHASLVILSLRTARAPWIDPLTRRGWRLITLGAFSYWLGEVAWSVQELLLGIDPFPSVADLAYLGLFPFMFAGILSFARPLESRVERLLFWFDLSVIAIGVATLVWYFPLSAITQARHDSHLEPALTLAYPVGDTVLLVALAVWLMRPRRARSTLPMVWLSGGVFAFLLADLRFAQEVATGVYAVGGSTDVFYHLAALMMMMAAYLEYRERHGQSEPPPCAPDRPAWSLAVLPYLSIGAVYVLLISIAFGWSPLSDLRHGETTLSILILAAASLVILVMLRQAFAGHELARLQAERAVQTSEIRFAALARHSSDLIILTDTDLRVRFVSDSIQRVLGHSPRELTRVSLLDFLRPEDRIQADRFIARVLDAQDITLVTEWPMRHADGTWRDIEILATNLSHNPAVGGLVLNGRDITERKRHQQELEQARAAAESANRAKSEFLANMSHEIRTPMNAVIGLSSLLLDSSLMPHQRDYIERIHLAATALLGVLNDILDYSKIEAGRMHLESIPLRLQEVLDTTRALFEIQAEKKGLTLDFALAPEVPLWLRGDPLRLLQVLNNLVGNALKFTHAGGVWVRVECQERTETSVLLKLSVRDTGIGLTSAQLERLFNVFHQADASTTRQYGGTGLGLSICKRLTELMGGEIGVESVAGRGSTFWFTVRLEPSAPDAERLQDDAGETTDRGLPDAESDAGSDESDEPEARPATPALEDTGHLERLNQLDALLATNNSRARRLSRELQERLAGTPWEDDYAPIAESITALDFPMARQRLRQLIMKPAPTHESAPVPDR from the coding sequence ATGCCTGACCCCTTGGCGAGCCGAGCCGCCCCAGTTTCCGCGCCCCCGGCTCCGACAGGGCCGAGCCGACGCCTCGCCGACTTTGGTCTCTGGCTGCTGGCATTCAATCTGGCGCTGGTGTCCGCCGTCATGATCCGGCTGTTCCAGGGCTGGGGCGACGACCGGCAGAGCACCCTGGCCGCCAATCTGCTCTTCATCACGACCCATGCGTCGCTGGTGATCCTGAGCCTGCGCACGGCCCGCGCACCCTGGATCGACCCGCTCACGCGGCGCGGCTGGCGGCTGATCACCCTGGGGGCCTTCTCCTACTGGCTCGGCGAGGTCGCCTGGTCCGTCCAGGAACTCCTGCTCGGGATCGATCCCTTTCCCTCGGTGGCCGATCTGGCCTATCTGGGTCTCTTTCCCTTCATGTTCGCCGGGATCCTGAGCTTCGCGCGTCCGCTGGAGAGCCGTGTCGAGCGCCTCCTGTTCTGGTTCGACCTGAGCGTGATCGCCATCGGGGTCGCTACCCTGGTCTGGTATTTCCCGCTGAGCGCCATCACCCAGGCCCGACACGACAGTCACCTGGAACCGGCGCTGACCCTGGCCTATCCGGTCGGCGACACCGTGCTGCTGGTCGCCCTGGCCGTCTGGCTGATGCGCCCCAGACGCGCGCGCTCGACCCTGCCCATGGTCTGGCTGAGCGGCGGGGTGTTCGCCTTCCTGCTGGCCGACCTGCGCTTCGCCCAAGAGGTCGCCACCGGTGTCTACGCCGTGGGCGGTTCCACCGATGTCTTCTATCATCTGGCGGCCCTCATGATGATGATGGCCGCCTATCTGGAATACCGGGAACGCCACGGCCAATCCGAACCGCCGCCCTGTGCCCCGGATCGTCCGGCCTGGAGTCTGGCGGTCCTGCCCTATCTGTCGATCGGCGCCGTCTATGTCCTGCTCATCTCGATCGCGTTCGGCTGGTCGCCGCTGAGCGATCTCAGGCACGGCGAGACGACACTGAGCATCCTGATCCTGGCGGCGGCGAGTCTGGTCATCCTGGTCATGCTGCGTCAGGCCTTCGCCGGACACGAGCTGGCGCGCTTGCAGGCCGAGCGCGCCGTCCAGACCAGTGAAATCCGTTTCGCCGCGCTCGCGCGTCATTCCTCGGATCTCATCATTCTGACCGACACGGATCTGCGGGTGCGCTTCGTGAGCGATTCAATCCAGCGCGTGCTGGGCCATTCACCGCGCGAGCTGACGCGGGTCTCGCTCCTCGACTTTCTCCGCCCGGAGGACCGGATTCAAGCCGACCGTTTCATCGCCCGCGTTCTGGACGCCCAGGACATCACACTGGTCACGGAGTGGCCCATGCGTCACGCCGACGGCACCTGGCGCGACATCGAGATCCTGGCCACCAACCTGAGCCACAATCCGGCCGTCGGCGGTCTGGTGCTCAATGGACGCGACATCACCGAGCGCAAGCGTCATCAGCAGGAACTCGAACAGGCACGCGCCGCCGCCGAATCGGCCAACCGCGCCAAGAGCGAATTCCTGGCCAACATGAGCCACGAGATCCGCACCCCCATGAACGCGGTGATCGGACTGTCCAGCCTGTTGCTCGACTCGTCGCTCATGCCGCATCAACGCGATTACATCGAACGTATTCATCTGGCCGCCACCGCCCTGCTCGGCGTGCTGAACGACATCCTGGACTATTCCAAGATCGAGGCCGGACGGATGCATCTGGAGTCGATTCCGCTCCGGCTCCAGGAGGTGCTCGATACCACGCGCGCCCTGTTCGAGATCCAGGCCGAGAAGAAGGGGCTGACACTCGATTTCGCGCTGGCGCCCGAGGTGCCGCTCTGGTTGCGGGGCGATCCGCTGCGGCTGTTGCAGGTACTCAATAATCTGGTCGGCAATGCGCTCAAGTTCACGCACGCCGGCGGCGTGTGGGTCCGTGTCGAGTGTCAGGAGCGAACCGAAACGTCCGTACTCCTCAAGCTCTCGGTCCGGGATACCGGCATCGGTCTGACATCGGCGCAACTGGAGCGGTTGTTCAACGTCTTCCATCAGGCCGATGCCTCGACCACGCGCCAGTACGGCGGCACCGGACTGGGCCTGAGCATCTGCAAGCGTCTGACAGAACTGATGGGCGGCGAGATCGGGGTGGAGAGCGTCGCCGGCCGGGGCAGCACCTTCTGGTTCACGGTGCGTCTGGAGCCGTCGGCGCCCGATGCCGAGCGGCTCCAAGACGATGCCGGCGAGACGACGGACAGGGGTCTCCCGGACGCGGAGAGCGACGCCGGATCCGATGAATCCGATGAACCCGAGGCGAGACCCGCCACCCCAGCCTTGGAGGACACCGGACACCTCGAACGGCTGAACCAGCTCGACGCGCTCCTGGCGACCAACAACAGCCGCGCCCGGCGCCTGAGCCGCGAACTCCAGGAGCGACTCGCCGGCACGCCCTGGGAAGACGACTATGCCCCCATCGCCGAGTCGATCACGGCCCTCGACTTCCCGATGGCCCGTCAGCGGTTGCGGCAACTCATCATGAAGCCGGCTCCCACACACGAATCAGCCCCGGTGCCAGACCGATGA
- a CDS encoding chemotaxis protein CheB, which yields MKKNAPPKSEGTDSSKSTPFDGYVVCIGASAGGLDALEKFFKACPTDLGAAFVVVQHLSPDHKSMMSNLLARHTEMPVTMVEDDMPMDANHVYLIPPGAIMHVTKGHLHLTPKNPRGLTLPIDIFFSSLADVYDRHAVGIILSGTGTDGTRGSVAINAAGGFLMAQDPESAKFDGMPRSVIATGLVDAILPAEEIPARLLAHIRNIPYEEPEVEPPRQVAHANMTRDEVLAALLHLLHQVGGIDFSDYKPTTVMRRIDRRMQVRHTPELYQYYDLLEHDRNEIITLRREMLISVTSFFRDPETFSVLADTVIGPMVADRPPNEPIRVWIAGVATGEEAYTIGMLFIEAFERERRWPNLKIFATDVDQSCVETASVGQYPESAAAELSPERLERFFTRQGDRFVIKNELRQCIVFARHNLLADPPFTKMDLVVCRNTLIYFNTAAQEHALRSLQYAIREGGVLLLGPSESLSSVTEGLQTISAKHKLFRRIGAISLPFLERRGATLLTPPTLSKPPQLAKSRHGASEASVATLGVTALLSLYTPPAIVVNHHHEVIHLFGDVNPYFQTREGAASLEISRLLPEKLTPVAAALLYKATRDRCSIISDLIDVTLKSGEQRTIRLSAHPLHNDSEERLTLLCFEPAPNQAVATAAEPVDVDAETMARVAVLERELGATRESLQATIEELETSNEELQATNEELMASNEELQSSNEELQSVNEEMSTVNAEFQEKMLVLNRVNADLDSMAKAAGVATIFLDADLHITRFSPDATQIFKLRESDTGRPLGDISHVLRYPSLIEDLRRTLGTQRPVETEVVTLDDKKTYLVRILPYLIPSTTINGVVATFVDVTAFHDARRLQSILDALPEHVAVLDHSGCIIMVNAAWRRFARANGDKDLKHSGPGVNYLEICQPGMSQEDGYAEEAYRGLRQVLEGTLPIFSMEYPCNSPSEDRWFVMNVAPVMSQDIGVVVSHINITAWRRSRAA from the coding sequence ATGAAAAAGAACGCCCCGCCCAAGAGCGAGGGAACCGATTCCTCCAAGTCCACACCCTTCGACGGCTATGTCGTCTGTATCGGTGCCTCGGCCGGTGGTCTCGACGCGCTGGAGAAGTTCTTCAAGGCCTGCCCGACCGATCTCGGCGCGGCCTTCGTGGTGGTGCAGCATCTGTCGCCCGACCACAAGAGCATGATGAGCAATCTGCTCGCGCGCCACACCGAGATGCCGGTGACCATGGTCGAGGACGACATGCCGATGGACGCCAACCACGTCTATCTGATCCCGCCCGGCGCCATCATGCATGTGACCAAGGGACACCTGCATCTGACGCCGAAGAATCCGCGCGGCCTGACCCTGCCGATCGACATCTTCTTCTCCTCGCTGGCCGACGTCTACGACCGCCACGCCGTCGGCATCATCCTCTCGGGCACGGGCACCGACGGCACGCGCGGCTCGGTGGCCATCAATGCCGCCGGCGGTTTCCTCATGGCGCAGGATCCGGAATCGGCCAAGTTCGACGGCATGCCGCGCAGTGTGATCGCCACCGGGCTGGTCGATGCCATCCTGCCGGCCGAGGAGATCCCGGCGCGGCTGCTGGCGCACATCCGCAACATTCCCTACGAAGAACCCGAGGTCGAGCCGCCGCGTCAGGTCGCGCACGCCAACATGACCAGGGATGAAGTGCTGGCGGCACTGCTGCATCTGCTGCATCAGGTCGGCGGGATCGACTTCTCCGACTACAAGCCGACCACGGTCATGCGCCGCATCGACCGGCGGATGCAGGTGCGTCACACCCCGGAGCTGTATCAGTACTACGACCTGCTCGAACACGACCGCAACGAAATCATTACGCTAAGGCGCGAGATGCTGATCTCGGTCACGAGCTTCTTTCGCGATCCCGAGACCTTCAGCGTGCTGGCCGACACGGTGATCGGCCCCATGGTCGCCGATCGTCCGCCCAACGAACCGATCCGGGTCTGGATCGCGGGCGTGGCCACGGGCGAGGAGGCCTACACCATCGGCATGCTCTTCATCGAAGCCTTCGAGCGCGAGCGCCGCTGGCCGAACCTCAAGATCTTCGCCACCGACGTCGATCAGTCCTGCGTCGAGACGGCCAGCGTCGGTCAGTATCCCGAATCGGCCGCCGCCGAGCTCTCGCCCGAGCGCCTGGAGCGCTTCTTCACCCGGCAGGGCGACCGCTTCGTCATCAAGAACGAACTGCGCCAGTGCATCGTCTTCGCCCGGCACAATCTGCTCGCCGATCCGCCCTTCACCAAGATGGATCTGGTGGTCTGCCGCAATACGCTGATCTATTTCAACACGGCGGCCCAGGAACATGCCCTGCGCTCGCTGCAATACGCCATCCGCGAGGGCGGCGTGCTGCTGCTCGGCCCCAGTGAGTCACTGTCGTCCGTGACCGAGGGCTTGCAGACGATCAGTGCCAAGCACAAGCTGTTTCGGCGCATCGGCGCCATTTCGCTGCCCTTCCTCGAACGCCGGGGTGCGACGCTGCTCACACCGCCGACGCTCAGCAAGCCGCCTCAACTGGCCAAGTCGCGCCATGGCGCCAGCGAAGCCTCGGTCGCCACTCTGGGCGTCACCGCCCTGCTTTCGCTCTATACGCCGCCGGCGATCGTCGTCAATCACCACCACGAGGTGATCCATCTCTTCGGCGACGTCAATCCCTATTTCCAGACCCGCGAGGGCGCGGCCAGTCTGGAGATCAGTCGCCTGCTGCCCGAAAAGCTCACACCCGTGGCCGCGGCGCTGCTCTACAAGGCCACGCGCGACCGCTGCTCGATCATCTCCGATCTGATCGACGTGACGCTCAAGAGCGGCGAGCAGCGCACCATCCGGTTGTCGGCCCATCCGCTGCACAACGACAGCGAGGAACGCCTGACCCTGCTGTGCTTTGAGCCGGCCCCGAACCAAGCGGTGGCCACCGCCGCCGAGCCGGTCGATGTCGACGCCGAGACCATGGCGCGCGTGGCCGTGCTCGAACGCGAGCTGGGTGCCACGCGCGAGAGTCTCCAGGCGACCATCGAGGAACTGGAGACCTCCAACGAGGAGCTTCAGGCCACCAACGAAGAGCTCATGGCCTCCAACGAGGAGCTGCAAAGCTCCAACGAGGAGTTGCAGTCGGTCAACGAGGAGATGAGCACCGTCAACGCCGAGTTCCAGGAGAAGATGCTGGTGCTCAACCGCGTCAACGCCGATCTCGACAGCATGGCCAAGGCCGCCGGCGTGGCCACCATCTTTCTCGACGCCGATCTGCACATCACGCGCTTCAGCCCGGACGCGACCCAGATCTTCAAGCTGCGCGAGTCCGACACGGGGCGTCCGCTGGGCGACATCTCGCACGTGCTGCGCTATCCGAGTCTGATCGAGGATCTGCGCCGGACCCTCGGCACCCAGCGCCCGGTCGAGACCGAGGTGGTCACGCTGGATGACAAGAAGACCTATCTGGTGCGCATCCTGCCGTATCTGATCCCCTCGACCACCATCAACGGCGTGGTGGCCACCTTCGTCGACGTGACCGCCTTCCATGACGCGCGCCGGCTGCAATCCATCCTCGATGCCCTGCCCGAACACGTCGCCGTGCTCGATCACAGCGGCTGCATCATCATGGTCAATGCCGCCTGGCGACGCTTCGCACGTGCCAACGGCGACAAGGATCTCAAGCATTCCGGGCCGGGGGTGAACTATCTGGAGATCTGTCAGCCGGGCATGAGTCAAGAGGATGGCTATGCCGAGGAGGCCTATCGCGGTCTGCGCCAGGTGCTCGAAGGGACGTTGCCGATCTTCTCGATGGAGTATCCCTGCAACTCACCGAGCGAGGATCGCTGGTTCGTCATGAACGTCGCGCCCGTGATGAGTCAGGACATCGGCGTGGTGGTCAGTCATATCAACATCACGGCCTGGCGCCGGAGTCGCGCGGCTTGA
- a CDS encoding PAS domain-containing sensor histidine kinase has product MKRRQLNFTRLRERAERAIADGQAGPALSPEQDDSKALELSHLIEELRVYQAELEIQNDELIHAQEHIASAMDRYRRLFEHLPVPAVVVDAGGFIVEANEQAHEVLGISRHVALQRGSLFQLFDFPSRTRLHSLMRTALDVGPHQLDSMALKAGGEAETFFDVHLMPLSERTSDDRQILVVLVDRSAEQALRVLSHDLMQAKLAAEQAGVAKSAFLANMGHELRTPMNALIGLSSLLLDGPEAMTPHQRDYLLKIHDSAAALSSLLNDILDYSQIEGGDLHLESKPLNLDNLLDRTRQIYGPCAEEKGLAFSYARAADVPSVLAGDPLRLQQVLDHLVDNAIEFTERGGVRIRVELVAAPESVGSKTAGGRRVVLCFSVEDTGSGLTPEQCQALFVPFQQGDMSASRVHGGTGLGLSLSRRLVELMGGEIGVESRLGEGSRFWFRVPLRLVDIDDYAAGRAAPEPDPAGAPPERAPGPRTAPRRPDLDALHPKLQTLVWMLDNRQSRARRLSHEIESLLQGSALQTDYAPIAAAIARLDFEQALAGVRRLVRTQDWDLP; this is encoded by the coding sequence TTGAAAAGGCGTCAACTCAATTTCACCCGACTGCGCGAGCGCGCCGAGCGGGCGATCGCCGATGGACAGGCCGGTCCGGCCCTGTCCCCGGAACAGGATGATTCCAAAGCACTGGAACTCTCGCATCTGATCGAGGAACTGCGGGTCTATCAGGCCGAACTGGAGATCCAGAACGATGAGCTGATCCATGCGCAGGAGCACATCGCGAGCGCCATGGATCGCTATCGGCGGCTCTTCGAACATCTGCCGGTTCCGGCGGTCGTGGTCGATGCCGGCGGTTTCATCGTCGAGGCCAACGAGCAGGCGCACGAGGTGCTGGGCATCAGTCGTCATGTCGCCCTGCAGCGCGGCTCGCTGTTCCAGCTCTTCGATTTCCCGAGCCGCACCCGGCTGCACAGTCTCATGCGCACCGCGCTCGACGTCGGCCCCCATCAATTGGACTCCATGGCGCTGAAGGCCGGCGGCGAGGCCGAGACGTTCTTCGACGTGCACCTCATGCCGCTGAGCGAGCGTACCTCGGACGATCGGCAGATCCTGGTGGTCCTGGTCGATCGCAGTGCCGAGCAGGCCCTGCGCGTGCTCTCACACGATCTCATGCAGGCCAAGCTGGCGGCCGAGCAGGCCGGCGTCGCCAAGAGCGCCTTTCTGGCCAACATGGGGCATGAACTGCGCACGCCCATGAATGCGCTCATCGGGCTGTCGAGCCTGCTGCTCGACGGCCCCGAGGCCATGACCCCGCATCAGCGCGACTATCTGCTCAAGATCCATGACTCGGCGGCGGCACTCTCCAGCCTGCTCAACGACATCCTGGACTATTCCCAGATCGAGGGCGGCGATCTGCATCTGGAGTCCAAGCCGCTGAATCTCGACAACCTCCTGGATCGCACCCGGCAGATCTACGGACCCTGCGCCGAGGAGAAGGGACTCGCCTTTTCCTATGCCAGGGCGGCGGACGTGCCGTCCGTGCTCGCCGGCGATCCGCTGCGTCTCCAGCAGGTGCTCGATCATCTGGTCGACAACGCCATCGAGTTCACCGAGCGCGGCGGCGTCCGGATTCGGGTCGAGCTGGTCGCCGCTCCCGAGTCGGTCGGCTCGAAGACGGCGGGCGGTAGGCGCGTCGTCCTGTGCTTCTCGGTCGAGGACACCGGCAGCGGCCTGACGCCCGAGCAGTGTCAGGCGCTGTTCGTCCCCTTTCAGCAGGGCGACATGTCGGCCAGTCGCGTCCACGGCGGTACCGGCCTGGGGCTGAGCCTCAGCCGGCGTCTGGTCGAGCTGATGGGCGGTGAGATCGGCGTCGAGAGCCGACTGGGCGAGGGCAGTCGCTTCTGGTTCAGGGTTCCGCTGCGTCTGGTCGACATCGACGACTATGCCGCCGGCCGTGCCGCTCCGGAACCGGACCCCGCCGGCGCCCCCCCCGAACGCGCACCTGGGCCACGCACGGCGCCCCGGCGACCGGATCTGGACGCCCTCCATCCGAAGCTCCAGACGCTGGTCTGGATGCTCGACAATCGGCAGAGTCGGGCCCGCCGGCTCAGTCACGAGATCGAATCCCTGTTACAGGGTTCCGCGTTACAGACGGACTATGCGCCGATCGCCGCTGCGATCGCCCGGCTCGACTTCGAGCAAGCCCTGGCCGGGGTAAGACGTCTGGTTCGCACACAAGATTGGGACTTGCCATGA
- a CDS encoding hybrid sensor histidine kinase/response regulator, which yields MKEHDLPRLLIVDDTPTNIEILLGMLEDSYDTSFATSGRQALELLAKTAKPDLILLDVMMPEMDGYEVCAALKSDPVTREIPVIFVTARTDSESEVRALSAGGVDFVHKPVNKPVLRARVALHLELERRARDLRTANAELTRHRDHLEDLVHERVRELALARDEAESANRAKSVFLTNIGHELHTPMHQIMGLAYLAKRDSQDERLRTRMDQLERASQRLHQIITDLLTLSRAESERLELEIADFDLEALCARVIGRFEASAGSKGLELVRRIEPGVPRCLRGDASHLEQMLDALLSNAVKFSERGCVRLVVTAIEAREKAVTLRFAVEDQGIGLSPEARANLFEPFRQGDGSMTRRHEGMGLGLALVKRLVALMGGEIGVESALGEGSVFWFSLRLPIAEVAPPVEAARGPVDEAMLNKAIEDLVALLEQCDVTAHSLYFDAPSLYEPVLKGREEAFRRALAGYDFEEALAVLRGDRSAAAQCERPRCSKRDG from the coding sequence ATGAAAGAACACGACCTTCCACGCCTCCTCATCGTCGACGACACGCCGACCAACATCGAGATCCTGCTCGGGATGCTGGAAGACAGCTATGACACCAGCTTCGCCACCTCCGGGCGACAGGCGCTCGAACTGCTCGCCAAGACCGCCAAGCCGGATCTGATCCTGCTCGACGTCATGATGCCCGAGATGGACGGCTATGAGGTCTGCGCGGCGCTCAAGTCCGATCCGGTCACACGCGAGATCCCGGTGATCTTCGTCACCGCGCGCACGGACTCCGAGAGCGAGGTCCGTGCATTGTCGGCCGGCGGCGTGGACTTCGTGCACAAGCCGGTCAACAAGCCGGTTCTGCGCGCGCGTGTGGCGCTGCATCTGGAGCTGGAGCGGCGCGCGCGTGATCTGCGCACCGCCAATGCCGAGCTGACGCGCCATCGCGATCACCTGGAGGATCTGGTGCATGAGCGGGTGCGTGAGCTGGCGCTGGCGCGCGACGAGGCCGAGAGCGCCAATCGCGCCAAGAGCGTCTTTCTGACCAACATCGGCCATGAGCTGCACACCCCCATGCATCAGATCATGGGACTGGCCTATCTGGCCAAACGCGACAGCCAGGACGAGCGTTTGCGGACACGGATGGATCAGCTCGAACGCGCCTCGCAGCGTCTGCACCAGATCATCACTGATCTGCTGACGCTCAGTCGCGCCGAGTCCGAGCGGCTGGAACTGGAGATCGCGGATTTCGATCTGGAAGCGCTGTGCGCGCGGGTCATCGGGCGCTTCGAGGCGTCGGCCGGCTCCAAGGGGCTCGAATTGGTCCGGCGGATCGAGCCGGGCGTTCCGCGCTGTCTGCGGGGCGATGCATCCCATCTGGAACAGATGCTCGATGCCTTGCTGAGCAATGCCGTCAAGTTCTCGGAGCGGGGATGTGTGCGGCTCGTCGTCACGGCGATCGAGGCGCGTGAAAAGGCGGTGACCCTGCGTTTCGCCGTCGAGGATCAGGGGATCGGTCTGTCGCCCGAGGCGCGCGCGAACCTGTTCGAGCCGTTCCGCCAGGGCGACGGCTCCATGACGCGCCGCCATGAGGGCATGGGACTGGGGCTGGCGCTGGTCAAGCGTCTGGTCGCGCTCATGGGCGGTGAGATCGGCGTCGAGAGCGCGCTGGGTGAGGGCAGTGTGTTCTGGTTCAGTCTGCGTTTGCCGATCGCCGAGGTTGCGCCGCCGGTCGAAGCGGCTCGGGGGCCGGTCGACGAGGCGATGCTGAACAAGGCCATCGAGGATCTGGTCGCGCTGCTGGAACAGTGCGACGTGACCGCTCACAGTCTCTATTTCGATGCGCCCAGCCTCTATGAACCGGTGCTGAAGGGGCGCGAGGAGGCGTTTCGCCGGGCGCTGGCCGGCTACGACTTCGAAGAGGCGCTGGCGGTGTTGCGGGGTGATCGATCGGCCGCCGCTCAGTGCGAACGGCCGAGGTGTTCGAAGCGCGATGGATGA
- a CDS encoding TRAP transporter substrate-binding protein encodes MQRRDFLKTAGVGALAAGAGVALPARAEGPNIKWRLASSFPKSLDTIYGGAETLSKRVAELTDGRFEIRVFAGGELVPAFGVLDAVQQNTVECGHTASYYYYGKNRALAAETTLPFGLNTRQLTSWVMADEGMGLLREMFAEYDILNFPGGSTGAQMGGWYRKEIKSLEDLKGLKIRIPGFGAEIFSRLGAVPQSLPGGEIYPSLERGAIDAAEWTVPYDDEKLGFHKVAKYYYYPGWWETGTHLVFYVNKDQWAALPPSYRAAFEVAANEAHLEMLARYDAKNPPALQRLIAGGAELRRFPDDVLLKAYETAHQVYAEEAEKNPTFKRLYDSMMAFQERSDAWWGVAESPMSNFRQAVRRMK; translated from the coding sequence ATGCAAAGACGCGATTTCCTGAAGACCGCCGGTGTCGGCGCACTCGCCGCCGGAGCCGGCGTCGCGCTCCCGGCCCGTGCCGAGGGGCCGAACATCAAATGGCGCCTGGCGTCGAGCTTTCCCAAGAGCCTGGACACCATCTACGGCGGCGCCGAGACCCTGTCCAAGCGGGTCGCCGAGCTGACCGACGGGCGCTTCGAGATCCGCGTCTTCGCCGGCGGCGAGCTGGTGCCCGCGTTCGGCGTGCTCGACGCCGTGCAGCAGAACACGGTCGAGTGCGGCCACACCGCCTCCTATTACTACTACGGCAAGAACAGGGCGCTGGCCGCCGAGACCACCCTGCCCTTCGGTCTGAACACCCGCCAGCTCACCTCCTGGGTGATGGCCGACGAGGGCATGGGGCTGCTGCGCGAGATGTTCGCCGAGTACGACATCCTCAACTTCCCCGGCGGCAGCACGGGCGCACAGATGGGCGGCTGGTATCGTAAGGAGATCAAGTCGCTGGAAGATCTCAAGGGACTCAAGATACGCATCCCCGGCTTCGGCGCCGAGATCTTCTCGCGTCTGGGCGCGGTGCCTCAGTCACTGCCCGGCGGCGAGATCTATCCCTCGCTGGAGCGCGGCGCCATCGACGCGGCCGAGTGGACCGTGCCCTATGACGACGAGAAGCTCGGTTTCCACAAGGTCGCCAAGTATTACTACTACCCCGGCTGGTGGGAGACCGGCACCCATCTGGTGTTCTATGTGAACAAGGATCAATGGGCCGCGCTGCCGCCGAGCTATCGGGCCGCCTTCGAGGTCGCCGCCAATGAGGCGCACCTTGAGATGCTCGCCCGCTACGACGCCAAGAATCCGCCCGCGCTGCAACGGCTGATCGCCGGCGGGGCCGAGCTGCGCCGCTTCCCAGACGACGTGCTGCTCAAGGCCTATGAGACCGCGCATCAGGTCTATGCCGAGGAAGCCGAGAAGAATCCCACCTTCAAGCGGCTCTATGACTCCATGATGGCCTTCCAGGAACGCTCCGACGCCTGGTGGGGCGTGGCCGAATCGCCCATGTCCAACTTCCGGCAGGCCGTGCGGCGGATGAAGTGA
- a CDS encoding cation:proton antiporter, with translation MHLFDILAILLSLAAVFSWINHRFIRLPTSIGLMLIALLLSLGLLISPLDSEWQATLKQLLEDIDFEDTVLHGMLGFLLFAGAPESLNTKITGESLFNDGVAVVLFLTLIGIATGEREPSPFGALGMLGYEVIGGALPGILSGGLVLLMLSRADDYQVEILLTLALATGGDARAAGADHRPARRP, from the coding sequence ATGCATCTGTTCGACATCCTCGCCATCCTGCTGAGCCTGGCGGCGGTCTTCAGTTGGATCAACCATCGCTTCATCCGGCTGCCGACCTCCATCGGTCTGATGCTGATCGCGCTCCTGCTCTCGCTCGGATTGCTGATCTCACCGCTCGACAGCGAATGGCAGGCGACACTGAAGCAGTTGCTTGAAGACATCGACTTCGAGGACACCGTGCTGCACGGGATGCTCGGCTTCCTGCTCTTCGCCGGCGCGCCCGAGTCGCTCAACACCAAGATCACGGGCGAATCCCTGTTCAACGACGGCGTGGCCGTGGTGCTGTTCCTGACCCTGATCGGGATCGCCACCGGCGAACGCGAACCGAGCCCGTTCGGCGCGCTCGGGATGCTGGGGTACGAGGTCATCGGCGGCGCGCTGCCGGGCATCCTGAGCGGCGGTCTGGTGCTGCTGATGCTGAGCCGCGCCGACGACTATCAGGTCGAGATCCTGCTCACCCTGGCCCTGGCCACCGGCGGCGACGCTCGGGCCGCTGGTGCGGATCATCGGCCGGCGCGCCGACCGTGA
- a CDS encoding Crp/Fnr family transcriptional regulator, with translation MTDIDKTQALAGSTLGGELDADECRALAERMGVISLQAGETLVDEDQDRRTLFVLVRGRLCVCKSVGGKEETVYRMRPGECAGTRAFVDGKPRRAALRAEEPVTVLTLEPEDFDALIETHPRLVFKVMRAIFRITHSNLMRMNLESAEMRNYLLKSGGRY, from the coding sequence ATGACCGACATCGACAAAACACAAGCCCTCGCCGGCTCGACTCTGGGCGGGGAACTGGACGCCGACGAATGCCGGGCGCTCGCCGAGCGCATGGGCGTCATCTCACTCCAGGCCGGCGAGACGCTGGTCGACGAGGACCAGGATCGACGCACGCTCTTCGTACTGGTACGCGGTCGGCTCTGCGTCTGCAAATCCGTCGGCGGCAAGGAGGAGACCGTCTACCGGATGCGCCCCGGCGAATGCGCCGGCACCCGCGCCTTCGTCGACGGCAAGCCACGCCGCGCCGCCCTGCGCGCCGAGGAACCCGTCACCGTCCTGACCCTGGAGCCGGAGGACTTCGACGCCCTGATCGAGACCCACCCGCGCCTGGTGTTCAAGGTCATGCGCGCCATCTTCCGCATCACCCACAGCAACCTGATGCGCATGAACCTCGAAAGCGCCGAGATGCGCAACTATCTGCTCAAGAGCGGCGGACGCTATTGA